One region of Mycolicibacterium insubricum genomic DNA includes:
- a CDS encoding TetR/AcrR family transcriptional regulator, giving the protein MSEPVARESTRRRLSAKQADTVDRLGRSAVEVLSRQGFAGLTIRMVAANAGVGAATAYTYFSSKEHLVAEVFWRRLATTPAPPNDSPDPVERVVGVLRHIALLVADDAELAGAVTSALLGKDPDVEQLRVKVGREINKRLTAALGPDADPGVAESLEVLYAGALVRAGMGYASYQQIADLLERSARLLLR; this is encoded by the coding sequence GTGTCCGAACCGGTAGCTCGGGAGTCGACCCGCCGCCGGCTGTCGGCAAAACAGGCCGACACCGTCGACCGTCTGGGCCGCTCCGCGGTCGAGGTGCTCAGCCGCCAGGGCTTCGCCGGCCTGACCATCCGCATGGTCGCCGCCAACGCCGGTGTCGGCGCCGCGACGGCCTACACCTACTTCTCCTCCAAGGAGCATCTGGTCGCCGAGGTCTTCTGGCGGCGACTGGCGACCACCCCCGCACCGCCCAACGACTCCCCCGACCCGGTCGAGCGGGTGGTCGGCGTGCTGCGGCACATCGCACTACTGGTGGCCGACGACGCCGAACTGGCCGGCGCGGTGACCAGCGCCCTGCTGGGCAAGGATCCCGACGTCGAACAGCTGCGCGTCAAGGTCGGGCGGGAGATCAACAAGCGCCTCACCGCCGCGCTGGGGCCGGATGCCGATCCGGGCGTGGCGGAATCACTCGAGGTGCTCTACGCCGGAGCGCTGGTGCGCGCCGGCATGGGCTACGCGTCCTACCAACAGATCGCCGACCTGTTGGAGCGGTCGGCGCGGCTACTGCTGCGCTAA
- a CDS encoding class I SAM-dependent methyltransferase: MTEADDRIADDPTQQTERLFHLAERVIGFMPPDEGRALYEAAVGHLGSGVAVEIGTYCGKSTVLLGAAALHTGGVLYTVDHHHGSEEHQPGWEYHDTSMVDEHSGRFDTLATFRRTLDDADLPEHIIAVVGSSPVVARHWRTPVAVLFIDGGHTDLAAGRDYDGWAHWVAHGGALIIHDVFPDPADGGQAPYRIYRRALDGGAFREVSATGSLRVLERTTGDAGEPV, encoded by the coding sequence ATGACCGAGGCCGACGACCGCATCGCCGACGATCCGACCCAGCAAACCGAGCGCCTGTTCCACCTGGCCGAGCGGGTGATCGGGTTCATGCCCCCCGACGAGGGCCGTGCCCTCTACGAGGCGGCCGTCGGGCACCTCGGCTCAGGCGTCGCCGTCGAGATCGGCACCTACTGCGGCAAGTCGACCGTCCTGCTGGGTGCTGCGGCCCTGCACACCGGCGGGGTGCTCTACACCGTCGACCATCACCACGGCTCCGAGGAACACCAGCCGGGCTGGGAGTACCACGACACATCGATGGTCGACGAGCATTCCGGTCGCTTCGACACTCTCGCGACGTTCCGGCGCACCCTCGACGACGCCGACCTGCCCGAGCACATCATCGCCGTGGTCGGGTCCTCACCGGTGGTCGCGCGGCACTGGCGCACCCCGGTCGCCGTGCTGTTCATCGACGGCGGCCACACCGACCTGGCGGCCGGCCGCGACTACGACGGCTGGGCGCACTGGGTGGCGCACGGCGGGGCGCTGATCATCCACGACGTCTTCCCCGACCCCGCCGACGGCGGCCAGGCGCCCTACCGCATCTATCGGCGGGCGCTGGACGGCGGAGCGTTCCGGGAGGTATCGGCCACCGGGTCGCTGCGGGTCCTGGAGCGCACCACCGGCGACGCCGGAGAGCCTGTCTAG
- a CDS encoding RNA polymerase-binding protein RbpA yields the protein MADRVLRGSRLGAVSYETDRNHDLAPRQVARYRTDNGEEFDVPFADDAEIPHTWMCRNGQEGTLIEGDAPEPKKVKPPRTHWDMLLERRSVEELEELLKERLDIIKTRRRGS from the coding sequence ATGGCTGATCGCGTTCTGCGAGGCAGTCGACTCGGAGCCGTGAGCTACGAGACCGACCGCAACCACGACCTGGCGCCGCGTCAGGTGGCCCGGTACCGCACCGACAACGGTGAGGAATTCGACGTCCCGTTCGCCGACGACGCCGAGATCCCGCACACCTGGATGTGCCGCAACGGCCAGGAGGGCACCCTGATCGAGGGGGATGCGCCCGAGCCGAAGAAGGTCAAGCCGCCGCGCACGCACTGGGACATGCTGCTGGAACGCCGCTCCGTCGAGGAGCTCGAAGAGCTGCTCAAGGAGCGCCTCGACATCATCAAGACCCGCCGCCGCGGGAGCTGA
- a CDS encoding carboxylesterase/lipase family protein, with protein MHDRIIRATIDAGVVEGFTRDGVHRWRAIPYAAAPVGPLRLVAPQPVQPWRGVRHCHTHGNCAPQSRMYTVTGLGRYQPMGEDCLTLNVVAPENPGDQPLPVMVFVHGGAYMLGSSATPIYDGAGLARRGCVYVSVNYRLGALGTLDLSVLSTPDNPIDDNLFIRDLVAALRWVQTNIAVFGGDPQRVTVFGESAGAHAVASLLAVPSAEGLFSQVISESPAAGMSRSPQIAEVFAGKLVQVLGCRRSDAASALKQADTALLVRAVDRLIGQTTKEMAGAFPLGPTYGTEVMPVDPVEAMRSGTALRVPLIVGSNAEEARLFTRFLKLLPVTERRIESLLATQGIEGRDRIMAAYPEYPAQAACVQFGGDFAFGSAVWQFADAHSQHAPTYVYRYDYAPRTLKWTGVGATHATELLAVFDTYRSGFGKALTVAGDRKVARRISNDVQNRWREFARTGVPGGDWPRYDTVDRPVLVFDKRSRVELDPHAERRAAWADFSMGNLAQQ; from the coding sequence ATGCATGATCGCATTATTCGAGCCACCATCGACGCCGGCGTGGTGGAGGGATTCACTCGCGACGGGGTGCATCGCTGGCGCGCCATCCCGTATGCCGCCGCGCCGGTGGGACCGTTGCGCCTGGTCGCCCCGCAACCCGTCCAACCGTGGCGTGGTGTCCGGCATTGCCACACCCACGGCAACTGCGCCCCGCAGTCGCGCATGTACACCGTCACCGGTCTGGGTCGCTACCAGCCGATGGGGGAGGACTGCCTGACACTCAACGTCGTCGCCCCCGAAAATCCTGGTGACCAGCCGCTGCCGGTGATGGTGTTCGTGCACGGCGGCGCCTACATGCTGGGCAGTTCGGCGACCCCGATTTACGACGGGGCGGGGCTGGCCCGGCGGGGCTGCGTCTACGTGTCGGTCAACTACCGGCTCGGGGCGCTGGGCACCCTGGATCTGTCGGTGCTCTCGACGCCGGACAACCCGATCGACGACAACCTGTTCATCCGGGACCTGGTGGCGGCGCTGCGCTGGGTGCAGACCAATATCGCGGTGTTCGGCGGTGACCCACAGCGGGTGACGGTGTTCGGGGAGAGCGCGGGCGCCCACGCGGTGGCCAGCCTGCTCGCGGTGCCGTCGGCCGAAGGTCTTTTCTCCCAGGTGATTTCGGAAAGCCCGGCCGCGGGAATGTCCCGTTCACCGCAGATCGCCGAAGTGTTCGCCGGCAAGTTGGTCCAGGTGCTGGGCTGCCGGCGCAGCGACGCCGCCTCGGCGCTCAAGCAGGCCGACACCGCGCTGCTGGTTCGCGCGGTCGACCGGTTGATCGGCCAGACCACCAAGGAGATGGCCGGTGCGTTCCCCCTGGGGCCCACCTACGGCACCGAGGTGATGCCGGTGGACCCGGTGGAGGCGATGCGCAGCGGCACCGCGCTGCGGGTGCCGCTGATCGTCGGGAGCAACGCCGAGGAGGCGCGACTGTTCACCCGGTTCCTCAAACTGCTGCCGGTCACCGAGCGGCGCATCGAATCGCTACTGGCCACCCAGGGCATCGAGGGCCGGGACCGGATCATGGCCGCCTACCCCGAATATCCGGCACAGGCCGCGTGCGTGCAGTTCGGCGGCGACTTCGCGTTCGGTTCCGCGGTCTGGCAATTCGCCGACGCGCACAGCCAGCATGCCCCGACCTATGTGTACCGCTACGACTACGCGCCGCGCACTCTGAAATGGACGGGTGTGGGCGCCACCCACGCCACCGAGCTGCTGGCGGTGTTCGACACCTACCGCAGCGGGTTCGGGAAGGCGCTGACGGTGGCCGGTGACCGAAAGGTGGCGCGCCGGATCAGCAACGACGTGCAGAACCGGTGGCGGGAGTTCGCCCGTACCGGTGTGCCCGGCGGCGACTGGCCCCGCTACGACACCGTCGATCGTCCGGTTCTGGTGTTCGACAAGCGTTCTCGCGTGGAACTGGACCCGCACGCCGAGCGGCGGGCGGCCTGGGCGGACTTCAGCATGGGGAATTTAGCGCAGCAGTAG